In Streptococcus oralis, a single window of DNA contains:
- a CDS encoding endonuclease MutS2 produces MNTKILETLEFNKIKALFEPHLLTEQGLEELKGLAPTAKVDKINQAFTEMEEMQALFVEQPHFTILATREISAVCKRLEMGADLNIEEFLLLKRVLLASRELQSFYANLENVRLEQLARWFEKLHEFPHLQGSLQALNDAGFIENFASEELARIRRKIHDSESQVRDVLQDLLKQKAQMLTEGIIASRNGRQVLPVKNTYRNKIAGVVHDISASGNTVYIEPREVVKLSEEIASLRADERYEMIRILQELSERVRPHAAEIANDAWIIGHLDLIRAKVRFIQEMQAVVPQLSENQELQLLHVRHPLVKNAVANDVHFGKELTAIVITGPNTGGKTIMLKTLGLTQLMAQSGLPILADKGSRVGIFEEIFADIGDEQSIEQSLSTFSSHMTNIVDILGKVNQDSLLLLDELGAGTDPQEGAALAMAILEDLRLRQVKTMATTHYPELKAYGIETAFVQNASMEFDTASLRPTYRFMQGVPGRSNAFEIAKRLGLSDVIVGDASQQVNQDNDVNRIIEQLEEQTLESRKRLDNIREVEQENLKMNRALKKLYNELNREKETELNKAREQAAEIVELALSESDQILKNLHSKSQLKPHEIIEAKAELKKLAPEKVDLSKNKVLQKAKKKRAPKVGDDIVVLSYGQRGTLTKQLKDGRWEAQVGLIKMTLEEKEFDLVQAQQEAPVKKKQVNVVKRTSGRGPQARLDLRGKRYEEAMNELDAFIDQALLNNMAQVDIIHGIGTGVIREGVTKYLQRNKHVKSFGYAPQNAGGSGATIVTFKG; encoded by the coding sequence ATGAATACAAAAATACTAGAAACCTTAGAATTTAATAAAATCAAGGCCTTGTTTGAACCTCATCTCCTGACTGAGCAAGGATTAGAGGAGCTAAAAGGCTTGGCTCCAACTGCCAAGGTGGATAAGATCAATCAAGCCTTTACAGAGATGGAGGAAATGCAAGCTCTATTTGTGGAGCAACCTCACTTTACCATCCTAGCGACGCGTGAGATATCAGCGGTTTGTAAGCGTCTGGAGATGGGAGCGGACCTCAATATTGAGGAGTTCCTGCTCCTCAAACGGGTCTTGCTTGCTAGCAGAGAGTTGCAAAGTTTTTATGCCAATCTTGAAAATGTACGCTTGGAACAGTTGGCGAGATGGTTTGAAAAACTGCATGAGTTTCCACACTTGCAAGGAAGTCTCCAAGCTCTAAATGATGCAGGATTTATCGAAAATTTCGCCAGTGAAGAGCTAGCACGCATCCGTCGGAAAATCCATGATAGCGAGAGTCAAGTTCGAGATGTCTTGCAAGACTTGCTCAAGCAAAAAGCGCAGATGTTGACGGAAGGAATAATCGCTAGCAGAAATGGCCGTCAAGTTTTACCAGTAAAGAACACCTATCGCAATAAGATTGCAGGTGTTGTCCATGACATCTCTGCCAGTGGAAACACGGTCTACATCGAGCCACGTGAGGTGGTCAAGCTGAGCGAAGAAATCGCTAGTCTGCGAGCTGACGAACGCTATGAGATGATTCGCATCCTGCAGGAACTCTCAGAACGCGTTCGTCCTCATGCTGCAGAGATTGCTAATGACGCTTGGATTATCGGCCATCTAGACTTGATTCGTGCCAAGGTGCGTTTTATTCAAGAAATGCAAGCGGTCGTTCCTCAACTTTCAGAGAACCAAGAGCTTCAACTCCTTCATGTTCGCCATCCTTTGGTCAAAAATGCAGTGGCAAACGATGTACACTTTGGTAAGGAATTAACGGCCATTGTCATTACAGGTCCCAATACAGGTGGGAAGACCATCATGCTCAAAACCTTGGGTTTGACTCAACTCATGGCCCAGTCAGGCTTGCCCATTTTAGCTGATAAGGGGAGCCGTGTTGGTATTTTCGAAGAAATCTTCGCAGATATTGGGGATGAGCAGTCTATCGAGCAAAGCTTGTCTACCTTCTCGAGCCACATGACCAATATCGTAGATATTCTTGGCAAGGTCAACCAAGACTCTCTTTTATTACTAGATGAGCTTGGCGCAGGTACCGATCCGCAGGAAGGTGCTGCCCTTGCTATGGCTATTTTGGAGGATCTTCGTCTGCGTCAGGTTAAGACCATGGCGACAACCCACTATCCAGAACTCAAGGCCTACGGTATCGAGACAGCCTTTGTGCAAAATGCCAGCATGGAGTTTGATACTGCCAGTCTGCGTCCGACCTATCGCTTTATGCAGGGAGTTCCTGGCCGAAGCAATGCCTTTGAAATTGCCAAACGCCTAGGCTTGTCAGATGTCATTGTCGGGGATGCCAGCCAGCAGGTCAACCAAGACAATGATGTCAACCGCATCATTGAACAATTGGAAGAGCAAACGCTTGAAAGTCGCAAACGCTTGGACAATATCCGTGAGGTCGAGCAAGAAAACCTCAAGATGAACCGAGCACTCAAAAAACTCTACAACGAACTCAATCGTGAAAAGGAAACTGAGCTCAACAAGGCGCGTGAACAAGCAGCCGAGATTGTGGAACTCGCTCTAAGTGAGAGTGACCAGATTCTTAAGAACCTCCACAGTAAGTCTCAACTCAAACCCCACGAAATCATTGAAGCCAAGGCAGAGCTGAAAAAACTAGCTCCTGAAAAAGTCGACTTATCTAAAAACAAGGTCCTTCAAAAGGCTAAGAAAAAACGAGCTCCGAAGGTGGGAGATGATATAGTGGTTCTCAGTTATGGACAACGTGGAACCTTGACCAAGCAGCTCAAGGACGGCCGTTGGGAAGCCCAAGTTGGTTTGATCAAGATGACCTTGGAAGAGAAAGAATTTGACCTTGTTCAGGCTCAGCAAGAAGCCCCAGTCAAGAAAAAACAAGTCAATGTCGTCAAACGTACATCTGGACGTGGTCCACAAGCCAGACTGGATCTCCGAGGCAAACGGTACGAAGAAGCCATGAATGAGCTGGACGCCTTTATTGACCAAGCCCTGCTTAATAATATGGCTCAGGTAGACATTATCCATGGTATCGGAACAGGAGTCATCCGTGAGGGCGTCACTAAATACCTACAAAGAAACAAGCATGTCAAGAGTTTCGGCTATGCTCCACAAAATGCTGGAGGCAGTGGTGCAACTATTGTGACCTTTAAAGGATAG
- a CDS encoding alanine/glycine:cation symporter family protein — MLELLKALDAFVWGPPLLILLVGTGIYLTIRLGLLQIARLPKAFQLIFTKDKGHGDVSSFAALCTALAATVGTGNIIGVATAIKVGGPGALFWMWMAAFFGMATKYAEGLLAIKYRTKDANGAVAGGPMHYILLGMGEKWRPLAIFFALAGVLVALLGIGTFTQVNSITESIQNTAQINPAITALVLSVFVGIAVFGGLKSISKVSTAVVPFMAIVYILGTLTVILFNIEKIPATLVLIFTSAFSPVAAVGGFAGASIRMAIQNGVARGVFSNESGLGSAPIAAAAAKTNEPVEQGLISMTGTFIDTLIICTLTGLTILVTGVWSGDLNGVALTQSAFSTVFSHFGPALLTIFLVLFAFTTILGWNYYGERCFEFLFGVRFIWLYRVVFVVMVLLGGFIELDMVWIIADIVNALMALPNLIALLVLSPVVIAETKKYFKY; from the coding sequence ATGTTAGAATTGCTAAAAGCGCTTGATGCTTTCGTTTGGGGGCCTCCCCTCTTGATCTTATTGGTCGGAACGGGTATCTATTTGACCATCCGACTGGGCCTTTTGCAGATAGCTCGTCTCCCAAAGGCCTTTCAGTTGATCTTTACCAAGGACAAGGGGCACGGCGATGTGTCGAGCTTTGCTGCTCTCTGTACGGCTCTAGCAGCCACAGTTGGTACGGGAAATATCATCGGGGTAGCGACAGCCATTAAGGTTGGAGGACCAGGGGCCCTCTTTTGGATGTGGATGGCGGCCTTCTTTGGGATGGCGACCAAATATGCCGAAGGCTTGCTGGCCATCAAATACCGTACTAAGGATGCAAATGGAGCTGTAGCTGGAGGACCCATGCATTACATCCTTTTGGGGATGGGAGAAAAGTGGCGTCCACTTGCTATCTTCTTTGCCCTAGCGGGTGTATTGGTAGCCCTTCTAGGGATTGGTACCTTTACCCAAGTCAATTCAATTACAGAATCTATCCAAAATACAGCTCAAATTAATCCAGCTATCACAGCTCTCGTTTTATCTGTTTTTGTAGGGATTGCCGTCTTTGGTGGCCTCAAATCCATATCAAAAGTTTCGACAGCAGTGGTTCCTTTTATGGCTATTGTCTATATTTTAGGAACTCTTACAGTTATTCTCTTTAATATCGAGAAAATCCCAGCCACACTTGTACTGATCTTTACTTCAGCCTTTAGCCCAGTAGCCGCGGTAGGTGGTTTTGCAGGTGCCAGTATTCGGATGGCTATCCAGAATGGTGTGGCGCGAGGAGTCTTTTCTAACGAATCTGGTCTTGGTTCAGCTCCCATTGCAGCGGCTGCAGCTAAGACTAATGAGCCTGTCGAGCAAGGCTTGATTTCCATGACAGGAACCTTTATTGATACTTTGATTATCTGTACTCTGACAGGTCTGACAATCTTGGTAACTGGGGTTTGGAGTGGTGATTTGAATGGAGTTGCCTTGACCCAGTCAGCCTTTTCAACAGTTTTTTCACACTTTGGACCTGCTCTTTTGACCATCTTCCTTGTGCTCTTTGCCTTTACGACGATCCTCGGATGGAACTACTACGGAGAGCGCTGTTTTGAGTTTCTCTTTGGTGTTCGTTTTATCTGGCTTTACCGTGTAGTCTTTGTAGTCATGGTCTTGTTGGGAGGATTTATCGAGTTGGATATGGTTTGGATTATCGCAGATATCGTCAACGCCTTGATGGCTCTGCCAAACTTGATTGCCCTCTTGGTCTTGTCGCCAGTCGTCATTGCTGAGACTAAAAAGTATTTTAAATACTAA
- a CDS encoding carboxymuconolactone decarboxylase family protein — protein MTTFTIHTVESAPAEVKEVLETVQKDNNGYIPNLIGLLANAPTALEAYRTVGAINRRNSLTPVEREVVQITAAVTNGCAFCVAGHTAFSIKQIQMNDDLLQALRNRTPIETDPKLDTLAKFTLAVINTKGRVGDEALAEFLQAGYTQQNALDVVLGVSLASLCNYANNLANTPINPELQPYA, from the coding sequence ATGACAACATTTACCATCCACACAGTAGAATCAGCACCAGCAGAAGTAAAAGAAGTTCTTGAAACAGTACAAAAAGATAACAATGGCTATATTCCCAACCTAATCGGTCTCTTGGCTAACGCTCCTACCGCGCTTGAAGCCTACCGAACTGTCGGAGCCATCAACCGTCGCAATAGCTTAACACCAGTAGAGCGTGAAGTAGTGCAAATCACGGCAGCCGTAACCAATGGTTGCGCTTTCTGCGTGGCTGGACATACTGCCTTTTCAATCAAACAAATCCAGATGAATGATGATCTTCTCCAAGCCCTTCGCAACCGCACTCCGATTGAAACAGATCCAAAACTAGATACTCTAGCTAAGTTTACCTTGGCGGTCATCAATACCAAAGGGCGTGTAGGAGATGAAGCCTTGGCTGAATTTTTGCAAGCTGGTTACACGCAACAAAATGCCTTGGATGTGGTTCTCGGTGTTAGTCTTGCTAGCCTTTGTAACTATGCAAACAACCTAGCCAATACGCCAATTAATCCAGAATTGCAACCTTATGCCTAG
- a CDS encoding TDT family transporter: MKKLPLVFSGCLLGLAGAGNLIADTLPVLSHLLSLTGLVLWIFFLVVHLFNWEETKQELTRPPLLSGMATFPMAGMILSTYVFRVFPALPIVAQGIWWFSFLLDLALIATFTIKFTCPGRRVNATPSWTVLYVGIAVAALTYPLVGIIEIAYATLSFGFVLTFYLYPLIYSDLKKDPLPVALLGQEGIYCAPFSLLLASLVRVGGASLPTWLLIVMILASQSFFFFVLTRLPNILKQGFQPAFSALTFPTIITATSLKMAQGILKLPFLDYLVLAETVICLTILFFVLGAYLIWLRKKV, from the coding sequence ATGAAAAAGCTCCCCTTAGTATTCTCTGGCTGTTTATTAGGTTTAGCAGGTGCAGGAAATCTGATTGCAGATACTTTGCCTGTTCTGTCGCATTTATTGAGTCTGACTGGTCTAGTGTTGTGGATTTTCTTTCTTGTTGTTCATCTTTTTAATTGGGAAGAAACCAAGCAAGAATTGACCAGACCCCCTCTTTTATCTGGGATGGCCACCTTTCCCATGGCTGGGATGATTTTATCGACCTATGTCTTTCGCGTATTCCCTGCTCTTCCTATAGTAGCACAAGGAATCTGGTGGTTTTCCTTTCTCTTGGATTTGGCGTTGATTGCTACTTTCACCATCAAATTTACCTGTCCGGGTCGGAGGGTCAATGCGACTCCAAGCTGGACGGTGCTCTATGTGGGGATAGCAGTAGCGGCCTTGACCTATCCTCTGGTAGGCATTATTGAGATTGCCTATGCGACCTTGAGTTTTGGTTTTGTCTTGACCTTCTATCTCTATCCGCTTATTTATAGCGATTTAAAGAAAGATCCACTCCCAGTGGCCTTGCTTGGACAGGAAGGAATCTACTGTGCTCCCTTTTCTCTACTCTTGGCTTCTCTAGTTCGAGTTGGAGGAGCAAGCCTACCGACTTGGCTCTTGATTGTCATGATTTTGGCATCTCAATCCTTCTTTTTCTTTGTTTTAACCCGCCTACCCAATATTTTAAAACAAGGATTTCAACCAGCCTTCTCAGCCCTAACCTTCCCAACCATTATCACAGCTACTTCGCTCAAGATGGCTCAGGGAATTTTGAAACTTCCATTTCTGGATTATCTGGTCTTGGCTGAAACCGTTATTTGCCTCACTATTTTATTCTTTGTCTTGGGTGCTTATCTGATTTGGTTACGAAAAAAGGTCTAG
- the serS gene encoding serine--tRNA ligase yields the protein MLDIKRIRTDFDAVAEKLATRGVDAAILNEMKKIDAKRRDILVKVETLKAERNTVSAEIAQAKRNKENVDDKIAAMQTLSAEVKALDAELADIDAKLTEFTTTLPNIPADSVPIGVDEDDNVEVRRWGSPREFDFEPKAHWDLGEDLGILDWERGGKVTGARFLFYKGLGARLERAIYNFMLDEHGKEGYTEVITPYMVNHDSMFGTGNYPKFKDDTFELKDTSYVLIPTAEVPLTNYYRDEILDGKDLPIYFTAMSPSFRSEAGSAGRDTRGLIRLHQFHKVEMVKFAKPEESYEELEKMTANAENILQKLNLPYRVVALSTGDMGFSAAKTYDLEVWIPAQNTYREISSCSNTEDFQARRAQIRYRDEADGKVKLLHTLNGSGLAVGRTVAAILENYQNADGSVTIPEALRPYMGGAEVIKP from the coding sequence ATGTTAGATATTAAACGTATTCGCACAGATTTTGATGCTGTCGCTGAAAAATTAGCTACACGTGGTGTAGATGCTGCTATCTTGAATGAGATGAAAAAAATCGATGCTAAACGTCGTGACATCTTGGTCAAGGTTGAAACTCTCAAAGCAGAACGTAACACTGTTTCTGCTGAGATTGCCCAAGCCAAGCGCAACAAGGAAAATGTCGATGACAAGATTGCTGCAATGCAAACCCTATCTGCTGAAGTCAAAGCCTTGGATGCTGAATTGGCAGACATCGATGCTAAATTGACAGAATTCACCACTACTCTTCCAAATATCCCTGCTGACAGTGTTCCTATCGGAGTGGATGAAGATGACAATGTGGAAGTTCGCCGTTGGGGTAGCCCACGCGAGTTTGACTTTGAACCAAAAGCTCACTGGGATCTTGGTGAAGACCTTGGTATCCTTGACTGGGAACGCGGTGGTAAGGTAACGGGCGCTCGCTTCCTCTTCTATAAAGGTCTTGGGGCTCGTTTGGAACGTGCTATCTACAACTTTATGTTGGATGAGCATGGTAAAGAGGGCTATACGGAAGTTATCACACCTTACATGGTTAACCATGATTCTATGTTTGGTACCGGAAATTATCCAAAATTTAAGGATGATACTTTTGAATTGAAAGACACTAGTTATGTCCTCATCCCTACAGCTGAAGTTCCTCTTACAAACTACTACCGTGATGAAATCCTTGACGGTAAAGACCTACCAATCTACTTTACCGCTATGAGTCCATCTTTCCGTTCTGAGGCTGGTTCAGCTGGTCGTGATACACGTGGCTTGATTCGTTTGCACCAATTCCACAAGGTTGAAATGGTCAAATTTGCCAAACCAGAAGAATCTTATGAAGAATTGGAAAAAATGACAGCCAACGCTGAAAATATTCTTCAAAAGCTCAACCTTCCATACCGTGTCGTTGCGCTCTCTACTGGAGACATGGGCTTCTCAGCTGCTAAGACTTATGACTTGGAAGTTTGGATTCCAGCCCAAAATACCTATCGTGAAATCTCAAGCTGTTCAAATACAGAAGATTTCCAAGCCCGTCGTGCCCAAATCCGTTACCGTGATGAAGCCGATGGCAAGGTTAAACTCCTTCACACCTTGAACGGTTCTGGACTTGCAGTTGGACGTACGGTTGCTGCTATTCTTGAGAACTATCAAAATGCAGATGGTTCTGTAACTATTCCAGAAGCACTTCGTCCATACATGGGTGGCGCTGAAGTTATCAAACCATAA
- a CDS encoding DUF956 family protein: MAQSLNQVIDLQTTGTSYLSISGKVGKFLVGDQALEFYPDVNVEQYIQIPWSSIQQIGANVSGRKISRHFEVFTDQGKFLFASKDSGAILKIAREKLGNEKVVKLPTLLQTIGKKLKNLFAKK, translated from the coding sequence ATGGCCCAATCACTCAATCAAGTCATTGACCTCCAAACTACTGGGACATCTTACCTCTCTATCTCTGGAAAAGTTGGAAAATTTTTAGTTGGGGATCAAGCCTTAGAGTTTTATCCTGATGTCAATGTCGAACAATATATTCAAATCCCCTGGTCCAGCATTCAGCAAATCGGAGCCAACGTAAGTGGTCGCAAGATCAGCCGCCACTTTGAAGTCTTCACCGATCAAGGAAAATTCCTCTTTGCTTCAAAAGACTCTGGAGCTATCCTAAAAATCGCTCGGGAAAAATTAGGAAACGAAAAGGTTGTGAAACTTCCGACTCTACTCCAGACCATTGGAAAAAAACTTAAAAATCTATTTGCAAAAAAGTAG
- a CDS encoding aspartate kinase, translating into MKVVKFGGSSLASAGQLEKVLNIVKSDKERRFVVVSAPGKRNAEDTKVTDALIKYYRDYVAGNDISASQSWIIDRYAAMVSELGLKPAVLEKISKSIRALATLPIEDNEFLYDTFLAAGENNNAKLIAAYFNQNGIDARYVHPREAGIVVTSEPGNARIIPSSYDKIEGLADSNEVLVIPGFFGVTKENQICTFSRGGSDITGSIIAAGVKADLYENFTDVDGIFAAHPGIIHQPHSIPELTYREMRELAYAGFSVLHDEALLPAYRGKIPLVIKNTNNPDHPGTRIVLEHSSDKFPVVGIAGDSGFVSINMSKYLMNREVGFGRKVLQILEDLNIGWEHMPTGIDDLSIILRSRELTPIKEEEILRQLVQKAEVDHAEIEHDLSIIMIVGEKMKSHIGVTATATRALSENKINIQMMSQGSSEVSIMFVVNKEQEKAAIKALYHAFFDESKED; encoded by the coding sequence ATGAAGGTTGTAAAATTTGGTGGAAGCTCGCTTGCCTCTGCTGGTCAGTTAGAAAAAGTTTTAAATATCGTTAAAAGTGATAAAGAGCGCCGTTTTGTAGTCGTTTCTGCACCCGGGAAACGCAATGCTGAAGATACCAAGGTGACTGATGCCTTGATTAAATACTATCGCGACTATGTGGCTGGAAATGACATCAGTGCTAGCCAAAGCTGGATCATTGACCGTTATGCCGCTATGGTTAGTGAACTAGGGTTAAAACCTGCTGTTTTAGAAAAAATCTCTAAAAGTATTCGTGCCTTGGCAACTCTTCCTATAGAGGACAATGAATTTCTCTATGATACCTTCCTAGCGGCTGGAGAAAATAACAATGCCAAATTGATTGCAGCCTACTTTAACCAAAACGGTATCGATGCACGCTATGTTCACCCAAGAGAAGCTGGAATTGTTGTCACAAGTGAACCAGGAAACGCACGCATCATCCCATCTAGTTATGACAAGATTGAAGGCTTGGCTGATAGCAACGAAGTCCTTGTCATCCCTGGTTTCTTTGGTGTGACTAAAGAAAATCAAATCTGTACTTTTTCACGTGGAGGTTCAGATATCACAGGTTCTATCATTGCAGCAGGTGTTAAGGCTGATCTCTATGAGAACTTTACAGACGTAGATGGTATCTTTGCTGCCCATCCTGGTATTATCCACCAACCACACTCCATTCCTGAATTAACCTACCGTGAAATGCGTGAGTTGGCTTACGCTGGATTTTCAGTTCTTCATGACGAAGCCCTTCTTCCTGCCTACCGAGGAAAAATTCCTCTTGTCATCAAGAATACCAACAACCCTGACCACCCAGGAACACGCATTGTTTTAGAACACAGTAGTGATAAATTCCCAGTAGTAGGGATTGCAGGTGACTCAGGATTCGTCAGCATAAACATGTCTAAATACCTCATGAACCGCGAAGTCGGATTTGGTCGCAAGGTTCTGCAAATCCTTGAGGACCTCAATATCGGTTGGGAACACATGCCTACAGGTATCGACGATCTTTCAATCATCCTCCGATCCCGTGAATTAACTCCTATCAAAGAAGAAGAAATTCTACGTCAACTTGTTCAAAAAGCTGAAGTGGACCATGCTGAAATCGAACATGACCTCTCAATCATTATGATTGTCGGAGAAAAGATGAAGAGCCATATCGGGGTAACTGCTACTGCAACACGGGCTTTGTCTGAGAATAAAATCAACATCCAGATGATGTCCCAAGGTTCAAGTGAGGTTTCCATCATGTTTGTTGTCAATAAAGAGCAAGAAAAGGCCGCTATCAAGGCTCTCTACCATGCCTTTTTCGATGAAAGTAAGGAAGACTAA
- a CDS encoding enoyl-CoA hydratase: MNHILYQIVDDLAIITLNRPEVANGFHIPMCEEILEALTLAEQDQAVQFILINANGKVFSVGGDLVEMKRAVDEDDIPSLNKIAELVNTISFKIKQIPKPILMEVDGAVAGAAANMAVAVDFCLATDKAKFIQAFVGVGLAPDAGGIHLLSRSIGVTRAAQLAMTGEALTAEKALEWGVVYRVCEVDKLEKTREQVLKKLRRGSANSYAAIKKLVWESQFKDWQNYAELELKLQESLSLTEDFKEGVRAHSERRRPKFTGM, encoded by the coding sequence ATGAATCATATCTTATATCAGATCGTAGATGATCTTGCTATCATTACTTTGAATCGTCCCGAAGTGGCAAATGGTTTCCATATCCCAATGTGTGAGGAAATTTTAGAAGCTTTGACTCTAGCGGAGCAGGATCAAGCTGTGCAGTTCATCTTGATTAATGCGAATGGGAAGGTCTTTTCAGTTGGAGGAGACTTGGTTGAGATGAAACGCGCAGTGGACGAAGATGATATCCCATCTTTGAATAAGATTGCAGAATTAGTCAATACAATTTCTTTTAAAATCAAGCAAATTCCTAAACCTATTTTGATGGAGGTAGATGGAGCGGTCGCTGGTGCCGCAGCAAATATGGCGGTAGCAGTTGATTTTTGTTTGGCGACTGACAAGGCAAAATTTATCCAAGCCTTTGTCGGAGTGGGCTTGGCGCCAGACGCTGGTGGGATTCATCTCTTGAGTCGTAGCATCGGGGTAACACGAGCTGCACAACTTGCCATGACAGGTGAAGCCTTAACTGCTGAAAAAGCGCTAGAATGGGGCGTGGTATACCGTGTTTGTGAAGTTGACAAATTAGAAAAAACAAGAGAACAAGTTCTGAAAAAATTAAGAAGAGGTTCAGCAAACTCATACGCAGCGATTAAAAAGTTAGTTTGGGAAAGTCAATTTAAGGATTGGCAGAATTATGCTGAATTAGAATTGAAACTACAAGAATCGTTATCTCTAACTGAAGATTTTAAAGAAGGAGTTCGAGCGCATTCTGAAAGAAGAAGACCAAAATTTACAGGAATGTAA
- a CDS encoding MarR family winged helix-turn-helix transcriptional regulator, which translates to MDYQQVNDYLTSIFNNVLVIEEVSLRGSRFKDISIKEMHTIDVIGKFPEATPSKVSKELMVTLGTVTTSLNNLERKGYIERIRSDQDRRVVYLHLTKKGRLVHRLHRRFHKAMVEKIIDGMSPEEIEVMGRGLINLYQFLEDLK; encoded by the coding sequence TTGGACTACCAACAAGTAAATGATTATCTAACATCTATTTTTAACAATGTCCTTGTGATCGAGGAGGTTAGCTTACGAGGTAGTCGATTCAAAGACATCTCCATCAAAGAAATGCACACGATCGATGTGATTGGGAAGTTCCCGGAGGCAACACCAAGCAAGGTTTCAAAGGAACTGATGGTAACTCTTGGAACGGTTACAACTAGCTTGAATAACCTGGAAAGAAAAGGTTATATTGAGCGTATTCGTTCTGATCAGGATAGACGTGTGGTCTATCTGCATTTGACCAAGAAAGGTCGGTTAGTCCATCGTCTTCATAGACGTTTTCACAAGGCAATGGTCGAAAAAATCATCGATGGCATGAGTCCTGAGGAAATAGAAGTTATGGGTAGAGGATTAATCAATCTTTATCAATTTTTGGAGGATTTGAAATAA